TCTTTGTGCCTCTTGATCTCGTAGGCGAATCGTCTCTTACCCCACTTCTCCACTTCCTTCACCTCGCCCCCGAAGGACGTTATCGTGCCCGTCACCTTCTCCATCTCTTCGTCCAGGTCTTTCTCGTCCAGATTGGGACTTAAGATGATGACAGTCTCATAGTCTTTCACTAGTCAATCACCCCCTTTTTGCCTGGTACAGTCAGTGACTCATTCAAGCGGTCAACCGCGGTGTCCAAGCCTTTTTCGAGAAAAGCAACAACAGAGCCCGATGCAGCCCCCAGAACCCCCTCAAGAGTGTTTTCCTCATCGTCGGTGAACTCGGAGAGGACAAATTCCACCAGGTCAGCGTCTCCATCAACAGGGCCTATTCCAATCCTCAACCTCGGGAATTCCTTCGTTCCGAGAGACTCTATGATGGATTCAAGCCCTTTGTGACCGCCAGAGCTTCCCTTCCTGCGCAGCCTCGCCTTCCCGAGCGCAAGGTAGATATCATCACAGACAACGAGGAGCTCTCCCGATACCAGCCCATGCTCCTCAACAAACTCCCGGACTGCCGGGCCGCTCCTGTTCATGAAGGCAAGCGGTTTGACAAAGAAGAATCTATCTTGAGCCGAATCGGATGTCTTTGCCCAGTACATCCCCCTTACCTCCCCAACCACCCCGTCGAATCCGGACTGCACCATGTCGACAACCCTGAATCCAAGATTGTGCCTGGTCTTCCTGTACCTCTTTCCAGGGTTTCCAAGCCCTATGACTGCTCTCAAGAATCTACTTTTCCTCTTCTGCTTCTTTTCCCTCTTCTTTCTCTTCAGGCACTTCTTCTTCTTCAGCCTTTGCAATAAGTTCAGGCTCCTGAGGAGCAGCTTCGACTTTCACCTCTTCAAAGACAGTCGGCGGCACAACGGTAGCCAGTGCTGATTCAAGATCTGTAAGGATCTTGCCGTTTACTATCGTAATGTCCCCAACATGGATGGAGTCTCCGACCCCAAGAGCCGAGACATTTATTTCCAGTTTCTCGGGAATGTCCGTCGGCAGGCACTCGACCTGAACCGTTCTCAAAATGTGCTCGAGAATGCCCCCGTGCTCGGTGACGCCGACAGGAACTCCGGTCAAGACAACAGGAACCTCGACAACTATCTCACTGGTGAGGGAGATGTGCTGGAAATCGATGTGGAGAATACCCCCGGTCACAGGATCTCTTTGAAGCTCCCTTATTATGGTCTTAATCTCCGATTTCTTCTGGCCTGAGATCTTGAGATCGACCAGAACATTGCTCCCGCCGGAAACTTTCAACACCGAGAAAAGTGTCTCCTTCGAGACCAGGAGCGGCATGGGAGCATCTCCCTGCCCGTAGACCACGGCAGGGAAAAATCCAGACCTTCTCAACCTTCTTGATTCTCCGGTACCAACCTTGGTCCTTACCTCACACTCAAGCGAAAACACGGGCATGGGAAAACCTCCTTAAGAAAGCACAAGGGTTAGTTCTTGCTCAGACAAACAAGCTGCTCAATGATCTCTCTTCGTGGATTCTCTTTACCGCCTCCGCAAGCAGCTTCGCAACCGAAAGCGTCTTCATTTTCTTGTCTAGCCCACTTGCATCGTGGTGTATCGTGTTTGTAGTGACAAGCTCCTTAATGGGACAGTCTCTGATCTTCTTAATCGCATCATTCGAAAGAACCGCATGAGTGCAGCCGGCAAAGACCTCCATCGCCCCATTATCGGCTATCACTCGTGCCGCCTGGGTCAGAGTCCCGGCGGTATCAACAATATCATCTATTATGACGACCCTCTTGTCCTTAACATCGCCTATGAGATGCATGATCTCCGCCTCATTGGGAGCCGGTCTTCTTTTGTCCACTATGGCAAGTGATGCACCAAGCCTTTTCGCAAATCCTCTGGCCATCTTGACACTTCCGATATCAGGAGCGAGCACGACCAGATCTTGAACCCCCTTGTTCTTGAAGTAGTCGATGAGAACAGGGGCAGCATAGATGTGATCAAAAGGAATATCGAAGAATCCCTGAATCTGGGGTGCGTGAAGATCCATTGTAAGAACCCTGTCAGCCCCGGCAGTCGCAATCACATTCGCTACCAGTTTGGCAGTGATCGAGACTCTCGGCTGGTCTTTCCTGTCCTGTCGCGCATAGCCGAAATAAGGAATCACAGCGGTGACCCGCCTGGCAGACGCCCTTTTGGCAGCGTCCAGCATCACAAGGAGCTCCATGAGGTTTGAGGCGGGAGAATTGGTCGACTGGAAAACGAAAACGTCAACGCCTCTGATGTTTTCGTTTATCTTCACCGTAGTCTCCCCGTCTGAGAAGCAGGAGACATCAGCGTCGCCCAAACTGATACCCAGTTCGAGGCACACTTCCTGTGCCAAGTCTTTGTTTGCGTTTCCAGAGAATATTTTCATTCGATTTTCAAAAAATAGGACGGCCTATTTCCAGGTTCAATTTCACAATTATGGAAGCAGACCGTCCGGCCACAATAATAAGAACCGTAATCTAGCCTACTCTCCTCATCGCTCAATTTGGTTGGGGCGGGAGGATTCGAACCCCCGAATGCAGGATCCAAATTCCTGTGTCTTACCGCTTGACGACGCCCCATCCAAGGAGTTTCGCCACCTCTTATGTTCATGCCTCGGGATTAACCGGGCGTCGGCTGTGTCTAAGAAGGCTCCCTTGAGTGCCCAGGCCTCCTATTCTCTCCCAGTGAGTGAAGTTGGCTGAGCGCTTTTCTCCTTTGCCAACTCCCGATAGTACTCAGATAGCACCCTGTCTTCCAGCATCCTCCTCGCCTCATTGTTGATTGGATGCGCAATGTCCTGATAAGTACCGTCGGGTTTCTTCCGGCTAGGCATTGCCACAAACATGCCGCTGTTCCCTTCTATGACCTTCATGCCTCTGATTACA
The sequence above is drawn from the Candidatus Eisenbacteria bacterium genome and encodes:
- the pth gene encoding aminoacyl-tRNA hydrolase, with translation MQRLKKKKCLKRKKREKKQKRKSRFLRAVIGLGNPGKRYRKTRHNLGFRVVDMVQSGFDGVVGEVRGMYWAKTSDSAQDRFFFVKPLAFMNRSGPAVREFVEEHGLVSGELLVVCDDIYLALGKARLRRKGSSGGHKGLESIIESLGTKEFPRLRIGIGPVDGDADLVEFVLSEFTDDEENTLEGVLGAASGSVVAFLEKGLDTAVDRLNESLTVPGKKGVID
- a CDS encoding 50S ribosomal protein L25, whose amino-acid sequence is MPVFSLECEVRTKVGTGESRRLRRSGFFPAVVYGQGDAPMPLLVSKETLFSVLKVSGGSNVLVDLKISGQKKSEIKTIIRELQRDPVTGGILHIDFQHISLTSEIVVEVPVVLTGVPVGVTEHGGILEHILRTVQVECLPTDIPEKLEINVSALGVGDSIHVGDITIVNGKILTDLESALATVVPPTVFEEVKVEAAPQEPELIAKAEEEEVPEEKEEGKEAEEEK
- a CDS encoding ribose-phosphate pyrophosphokinase; the protein is MKIFSGNANKDLAQEVCLELGISLGDADVSCFSDGETTVKINENIRGVDVFVFQSTNSPASNLMELLVMLDAAKRASARRVTAVIPYFGYARQDRKDQPRVSITAKLVANVIATAGADRVLTMDLHAPQIQGFFDIPFDHIYAAPVLIDYFKNKGVQDLVVLAPDIGSVKMARGFAKRLGASLAIVDKRRPAPNEAEIMHLIGDVKDKRVVIIDDIVDTAGTLTQAARVIADNGAMEVFAGCTHAVLSNDAIKKIRDCPIKELVTTNTIHHDASGLDKKMKTLSVAKLLAEAVKRIHEERSLSSLFV
- the spoVG gene encoding septation regulator SpoVG; the protein is MEITEVRISLREKDKLKAFASVTLDNAFVIRGMKVIEGNSGMFVAMPSRKKPDGTYQDIAHPINNEARRMLEDRVLSEYYRELAKEKSAQPTSLTGRE
- the rpsF gene encoding 30S ribosomal protein S6 — encoded protein: MKDYETVIILSPNLDEKDLDEEMEKVTGTITSFGGEVKEVEKWGKRRFAYEIKRHKEGNYALMKFKSPPSALTELDRRLKLNERVLRHLTLLSVSLPPSEEKKSANANDRV